In Streptomyces sp. SLBN-118, the following are encoded in one genomic region:
- a CDS encoding MarR family winged helix-turn-helix transcriptional regulator, with amino-acid sequence MHESGTGSEANSKGENGVDREFLALERELAVFLRRARASSGEMAREVHPELEPAAYGLLVRLEEAGQQRATELAAYFGVGKATMSRQLRALDELGLVTREPDPADGRASLVRLTDEGLRRFRRVRDARRDRYVSKLAGWDRAEIAELARLLHQLNARAGS; translated from the coding sequence GTGCACGAAAGCGGTACGGGGAGTGAAGCGAACTCCAAGGGCGAAAATGGTGTGGACCGCGAATTCCTCGCTTTGGAAAGGGAGTTGGCGGTCTTTCTGCGCCGGGCGCGGGCGTCCTCCGGCGAGATGGCCCGTGAGGTACACCCCGAGCTGGAGCCCGCCGCGTACGGGCTGCTCGTCCGGCTGGAAGAAGCCGGGCAGCAGAGGGCGACCGAACTGGCCGCGTACTTCGGCGTCGGCAAGGCGACGATGAGCCGCCAGCTGCGGGCGCTGGACGAACTGGGCCTGGTGACCCGCGAACCGGATCCTGCGGACGGCCGGGCCTCGCTCGTCCGGCTCACGGACGAAGGTCTGCGCCGCTTTCGCCGGGTGAGGGACGCAAGGCGGGACCGGTATGTGAGCAAGCTTGCGGGCTGGGACCGGGCGGAGATCGCGGAGCTGGCGCGGCTGCTGCACCAGCTGAACGCGCGCGCGGGGAGCTGA
- a CDS encoding styrene monooxygenase/indole monooxygenase family protein — MRKILIVGAGQSGLQLALGLQSEGYDVTVMSNRTADEIRSGRVMSTQCMFDTALQHERDLGINFWESQAPRIEGLGVSVAAPDSSRAVDWVGKLDGYAQSVDQRIKMAGWMETFAQRGGQLVIHGAAVSDLDYFSRTYDLVLVSAGKGELVSMFGRDASRSPYDTPQRALAVSYVHGLGPRPEHPEYDAVRCNLVPGVGELFVMPTFTTTGRADILFWEGVPGGPLDVFQHVKDPAEHLSQTLELMEKFTPWEYARATKVELTDPGATLAGRYAPTVRLPIGRLPGGGLVLGVADVVVANDPITGQGSNSASKCAASYLASITGHGDRPFDEEWMQSTFDRYWDTAQHVTKWTNAMLGVPPEHVLNLIGAGGQLQPVANRFANGFNDPADFENFFYEPEKAAAYVASVAGA; from the coding sequence ATGCGGAAGATACTCATCGTCGGAGCCGGACAGTCCGGCCTCCAGCTCGCGCTCGGCCTCCAGTCCGAGGGCTACGACGTCACCGTGATGTCCAACCGCACGGCGGACGAGATCCGCTCCGGCCGGGTCATGTCCACGCAGTGCATGTTCGACACCGCGCTCCAGCACGAGCGGGATCTCGGTATCAACTTCTGGGAGTCCCAGGCCCCGCGCATCGAGGGACTCGGCGTCTCCGTCGCCGCCCCCGACTCCTCGCGCGCCGTCGACTGGGTCGGCAAGCTCGACGGCTACGCCCAGTCCGTCGACCAGCGCATCAAGATGGCCGGCTGGATGGAGACCTTCGCCCAGCGTGGCGGCCAGCTCGTCATCCACGGCGCCGCCGTCTCCGACCTGGACTACTTCTCCCGTACGTACGACCTGGTGCTGGTCTCGGCGGGCAAGGGCGAACTGGTCTCGATGTTCGGCCGGGACGCCTCGCGCTCCCCGTACGACACCCCGCAGCGCGCGCTCGCCGTCTCCTACGTGCATGGTCTCGGCCCGCGCCCCGAGCACCCCGAATACGACGCGGTCCGGTGCAACCTCGTCCCCGGCGTCGGCGAGCTCTTCGTGATGCCGACCTTCACCACCACGGGACGCGCCGACATCCTCTTCTGGGAAGGCGTCCCGGGCGGCCCGCTCGATGTGTTCCAGCACGTCAAGGACCCCGCCGAGCACCTCTCCCAGACGCTTGAGCTGATGGAGAAGTTCACGCCCTGGGAGTACGCGCGTGCCACCAAGGTCGAGCTGACCGACCCGGGCGCCACCCTCGCCGGGCGCTACGCTCCCACGGTCCGCCTGCCGATCGGACGGCTCCCCGGCGGCGGCCTGGTCCTGGGTGTCGCGGACGTTGTCGTCGCCAACGACCCGATCACCGGGCAGGGGTCCAATTCCGCGTCCAAGTGCGCCGCTTCGTATCTCGCCTCGATCACCGGACACGGAGACAGGCCGTTCGACGAGGAGTGGATGCAGTCCACCTTCGACCGCTACTGGGACACGGCGCAGCACGTCACCAAGTGGACGAACGCGATGCTCGGCGTACCGCCGGAGCATGTCCTCAACCTGATCGGCGCGGGCGGTCAGCTGCAGCCGGTCGCCAACCGGTTCGCGAACGGCTTCAACGACCCGGCCGACTTCGAGAACTTCTTCTACGAGCCCGAGAAGGCAGCTGCG
- a CDS encoding DUF742 domain-containing protein, translated as MTSAAEPARRLPSRGDGRRPARVRPYSLTGGRTRFGHVLLVETFVAALEAPAERRELPKGSPRVMPELRAIVELCRRMRTVAEISALLKMPLGVVRVLLSDLADQGRIRVFGTGHGSGQPDRALLERVLSGLRRL; from the coding sequence GTGACGTCAGCCGCCGAACCGGCCCGCAGGCTCCCGTCGCGCGGTGACGGTCGCCGCCCGGCCCGGGTCCGCCCCTACTCGCTCACCGGCGGCCGCACCCGTTTCGGCCATGTGCTGCTCGTCGAGACCTTCGTGGCCGCGCTCGAAGCACCGGCCGAGCGCAGGGAGCTCCCCAAGGGCTCCCCGCGCGTCATGCCCGAGCTGCGGGCCATCGTCGAGCTGTGCCGCCGTATGCGTACCGTCGCCGAGATATCGGCGCTGCTGAAGATGCCGCTGGGTGTCGTCCGGGTACTGCTCAGCGACCTGGCCGACCAGGGAAGGATCCGCGTGTTCGGGACCGGGCACGGCTCCGGCCAGCCCGACCGCGCGCTGCTCGAAAGGGTGCTGAGTGGACTCCGCCGCCTCTGA
- a CDS encoding pentapeptide repeat-containing protein: MENPLQADCGSCFGLCCAALPFAKSADFAINKPAGKPCPNLRTDFRCGIHTRLRQSGFPGCTVYDCFGAGQYVSQVTFGGTDWRQAPDTARQMFAVFPVVRQLHELLWYLTEALKLRPARSLHGEIRLLLEETERLTGLEPKALERLDVAAHRQDVNVLLLRTSELVRAEAGHKKKDRRGADLIGARLRGADLRGASLRGAYLIAADLTGADLRLADLIGADLRDADLAGADLTGSFFLTQPQLNAAKGDGATRLPPALTRPAHWS; the protein is encoded by the coding sequence ATGGAAAACCCCTTGCAGGCCGACTGCGGGAGCTGCTTCGGGCTGTGCTGTGCCGCCCTGCCGTTCGCCAAGTCGGCGGACTTCGCGATCAACAAGCCCGCCGGAAAGCCCTGCCCCAATCTGCGGACGGACTTCCGCTGCGGCATCCACACGCGGCTGCGGCAGAGCGGCTTTCCCGGCTGCACGGTCTACGACTGTTTCGGCGCCGGACAGTACGTCTCCCAGGTCACCTTCGGCGGCACGGACTGGCGGCAGGCGCCGGACACGGCGCGGCAGATGTTCGCGGTGTTCCCCGTCGTACGGCAGCTGCACGAACTGCTCTGGTACCTGACCGAGGCGCTGAAGCTGCGGCCGGCCCGCTCGCTGCACGGCGAGATCCGGCTGCTGCTGGAAGAGACCGAGCGCCTGACCGGTCTTGAACCGAAGGCGCTGGAAAGGCTCGATGTGGCCGCGCACCGGCAGGACGTGAACGTGCTGCTGCTCCGTACGAGCGAACTGGTGCGCGCCGAAGCGGGGCACAAGAAGAAGGACCGCCGGGGGGCCGACCTGATCGGGGCGAGGCTCCGTGGCGCGGACCTCAGGGGCGCCAGCCTGCGGGGCGCGTATCTCATAGCGGCCGACCTCACGGGCGCGGACCTGCGTCTCGCGGACCTCATCGGGGCGGACCTGAGGGACGCTGACCTCGCGGGCGCCGATCTGACGGGGAGCTTCTTCCTCACACAGCCGCAGCTCAACGCGGCGAAGGGCGACGGGGCGACCAGGCTGCCGCCCGCGCTGACCCGTCCTGCGCACTGGTCGTGA
- a CDS encoding ATP/GTP-binding protein: MSEPSHLPHPQPEEELQAWQLDPNRAPTATKIVVAGGFGVGKTTFVGSVSEITPLKTEALMTGASEESDDLTATPDKLTTTVAMDFGRITLDDDLVLYVFGTPGQQRFWFMWDDLVRGAIGAVVLADTRRLPDCFPALDYFESSGLPYIVAVNHFEGTELFEAEDVREALTVPHHVPVVIMDARSRITVVESLLTLVAHALEAAPQ, encoded by the coding sequence CTGTCCGAACCGTCCCACCTGCCCCACCCGCAGCCCGAAGAGGAGCTGCAGGCCTGGCAGTTGGATCCCAACCGTGCCCCCACCGCGACCAAGATCGTGGTCGCGGGCGGCTTCGGTGTGGGCAAGACGACCTTCGTCGGATCGGTCTCCGAGATCACGCCGCTCAAGACCGAGGCTCTGATGACCGGGGCGAGCGAGGAGAGCGACGATCTCACCGCGACGCCCGACAAGCTCACCACCACCGTCGCCATGGACTTCGGCCGGATCACGCTCGACGACGATCTGGTGCTCTACGTCTTCGGCACACCGGGACAGCAGCGCTTCTGGTTCATGTGGGACGACCTGGTGCGCGGCGCGATCGGCGCGGTCGTGCTGGCCGACACCCGCAGGCTGCCGGACTGCTTCCCGGCGCTCGACTACTTCGAGAGCAGCGGGCTGCCGTACATCGTCGCCGTCAACCACTTCGAGGGCACCGAGCTGTTCGAGGCCGAGGACGTGCGCGAGGCCCTGACCGTGCCGCACCACGTACCCGTAGTGATCATGGACGCGCGCAGCCGGATCACAGTGGTGGAGTCGCTGCTCACGCTGGTCGCCCACGCCCTCGAAGCCGCCCCCCAGTAA
- a CDS encoding M4 family metallopeptidase, giving the protein MRKARTSTQRSGISRGTGLAALLSTAGLLLTAVPAQAATPPATAPPADVLPGAETATPSLVDGIREAADAKASPADAARGHLAAKESRYKIADARRDLAPMGTVRNGAEETVRLQQKHHGIPVFGGQYVVRMESKGGKRVVTGTSGKYFTGLKTGTTASVTKDTAVRRAVAATAARLGGKTLSKADAIRGKGAKSAKAAALTGSASGLVVIPRGEGILAHHVTVRGTNPATGEPVLQQVYIDARAGYPVLQFSGIKTLTAKGTAASGATAKAAPAGARAAEDDPAAGVKGTGVKLDTAKVDLDLRLDTAATRYMMIDATRMAGSTKNTLTTWDARKLDVSEVSGTWPGGLKEFSSPDKDFGKDATESGAVDAHWAAGKVYDYYKQNLGRDSLDGRGMTINSLVGVTEFGSPYVNAFWDGQKMVYGSGDEDYKPLSADLDVVGHEMTHGVVENTANLVYAGQSGALNEALADYFGNAIDTAASGVSMDNPDAGLIGEDLCRTTKPRACAFRDLNDGATTSKNFLGVTFGTDNGGVHLNSTIFSGALWDLRQDVGGQLADSIVYKALSEYMTPLDGFTDGRNAVLAAAKDLGVSAKELTAVKRSFNAHGIVPGWEDALGVDSDQLLGKVNTGGTGAQAGGGWWTASQSNDDGSEPYSVYAGRTDGKGAPKLISPNDGRYHVYPATDGKTVVWAAYGATSLDILSRPLAGGPIKKLYTSSTDIGGLRVENGVVVFESFGIFGDRHVRYLRPGDREPAFVDGGGFETLTALPAIKNGRLAYAKLYPTPEDYKLGVEVFDLKTGKGALAEQLGEPQILGQTGINATHAFWLVDENLSDQGQMGIRRSDLDGKGTVDISSEYKPAALMPFDLTVSDTAVTVNSALPDAALRNDSLPKLWQLTTDGSRKERVSCNRGEQISPAAVSGRQVIWIDGTTGWTDLVTRERPAGVCG; this is encoded by the coding sequence GTGCGCAAGGCCAGAACAAGCACACAGAGATCGGGTATTTCCAGGGGGACCGGTCTCGCGGCACTGCTCAGCACGGCCGGGCTGCTGCTGACGGCGGTACCGGCTCAGGCGGCGACCCCGCCGGCCACCGCACCGCCCGCCGATGTCCTTCCGGGGGCAGAGACGGCAACCCCGTCGCTCGTCGACGGAATCAGGGAGGCGGCGGACGCCAAGGCAAGCCCGGCGGACGCGGCCCGCGGCCATCTCGCCGCCAAGGAGAGCCGCTACAAGATCGCCGACGCGCGGCGCGACCTCGCGCCGATGGGGACCGTCAGAAATGGCGCGGAAGAGACCGTGCGGCTGCAGCAGAAGCACCACGGCATACCGGTGTTCGGCGGCCAGTACGTCGTACGAATGGAGTCCAAGGGCGGCAAGCGCGTCGTCACCGGCACCTCCGGCAAGTACTTCACGGGCCTGAAGACCGGCACCACGGCAAGCGTTACGAAGGACACCGCGGTACGCCGCGCGGTCGCGGCCACCGCCGCACGCCTCGGCGGCAAGACGCTCAGCAAGGCCGACGCGATACGCGGCAAGGGCGCCAAGTCCGCGAAGGCGGCGGCCCTCACCGGCAGCGCAAGCGGCCTTGTGGTGATCCCGCGCGGCGAGGGCATCCTCGCCCACCACGTGACCGTACGTGGCACGAATCCCGCCACCGGCGAACCGGTGCTCCAGCAGGTCTACATCGACGCCCGCGCCGGCTACCCGGTGCTGCAGTTCAGCGGCATCAAGACGCTGACCGCGAAGGGGACCGCCGCGTCCGGCGCCACCGCGAAGGCTGCCCCGGCGGGTGCCCGCGCGGCCGAGGACGACCCGGCCGCCGGGGTCAAGGGCACCGGCGTCAAGCTCGACACGGCCAAGGTCGACCTCGACCTCCGGCTCGACACCGCCGCGACCAGGTACATGATGATCGACGCCACGCGGATGGCGGGCTCCACCAAGAACACCCTCACCACCTGGGACGCCCGCAAGCTCGATGTCAGCGAGGTGTCCGGAACCTGGCCCGGCGGGCTGAAGGAATTCAGCAGCCCGGACAAGGACTTCGGCAAGGACGCCACCGAGTCCGGCGCGGTCGACGCGCACTGGGCGGCCGGGAAGGTCTACGACTACTACAAGCAGAACCTGGGCCGCGACAGCCTCGACGGCCGCGGCATGACCATCAACTCCCTGGTCGGTGTGACCGAGTTCGGCTCGCCGTACGTCAACGCCTTCTGGGACGGCCAGAAGATGGTCTACGGCAGTGGCGACGAGGACTACAAGCCGCTCTCCGCCGACCTCGACGTGGTGGGCCACGAGATGACGCACGGCGTCGTCGAGAACACCGCCAACCTCGTCTACGCCGGACAGTCCGGTGCACTGAACGAAGCGCTCGCCGACTACTTCGGCAACGCGATCGACACCGCCGCGTCCGGAGTCTCGATGGACAACCCGGACGCCGGTCTCATCGGCGAGGACCTGTGCCGCACGACGAAGCCGCGGGCCTGTGCCTTCCGCGACCTCAACGACGGCGCGACCACCTCGAAGAACTTCCTCGGGGTCACCTTCGGCACCGACAACGGCGGGGTACACCTCAACTCCACCATCTTCTCCGGTGCGTTGTGGGACCTGCGCCAGGACGTGGGCGGACAGCTCGCCGACAGCATCGTGTACAAGGCGCTGTCCGAGTACATGACGCCGCTCGACGGCTTCACCGACGGCCGCAACGCGGTACTCGCCGCCGCCAAGGACCTCGGCGTCTCCGCGAAGGAGCTCACCGCGGTCAAGCGCTCCTTCAACGCCCACGGCATCGTCCCGGGCTGGGAGGACGCGCTCGGCGTCGACTCCGACCAGTTGCTCGGCAAGGTCAACACCGGGGGCACCGGAGCCCAGGCGGGCGGCGGCTGGTGGACGGCCTCGCAGTCCAACGACGACGGCTCGGAGCCGTACTCCGTCTACGCGGGCCGTACGGACGGCAAGGGCGCCCCGAAGCTGATCAGCCCCAACGACGGCCGCTACCACGTCTATCCGGCGACTGACGGCAAGACGGTCGTCTGGGCGGCGTACGGGGCTACCAGCCTCGACATCCTCTCCCGCCCCCTCGCGGGCGGACCGATCAAGAAGCTGTACACCTCGTCCACCGACATCGGTGGCCTGCGCGTCGAGAACGGCGTCGTCGTCTTCGAGAGCTTCGGCATCTTCGGCGACCGGCACGTCCGCTATCTGCGCCCCGGCGACCGTGAGCCCGCCTTCGTCGACGGCGGCGGCTTCGAGACCCTGACCGCCCTCCCGGCGATCAAGAACGGCAGGCTCGCCTACGCCAAGCTGTATCCGACCCCCGAGGACTACAAGCTGGGCGTCGAGGTCTTCGACCTCAAGACCGGCAAGGGCGCCCTCGCGGAGCAGCTCGGCGAACCGCAGATCCTCGGCCAGACCGGAATCAACGCCACGCACGCCTTCTGGCTGGTGGACGAGAATCTCAGCGACCAGGGCCAGATGGGGATCCGCCGCTCGGACCTGGACGGCAAGGGCACGGTGGACATCAGCTCCGAGTACAAGCCCGCCGCGCTGATGCCGTTCGACCTCACGGTCTCGGACACCGCGGTCACCGTGAACAGCGCACTGCCCGACGCGGCGCTCCGCAACGACTCGCTGCCGAAACTGTGGCAGCTGACCACCGACGGATCGCGCAAGGAGCGGGTCTCCTGCAACCGCGGCGAACAGATCTCCCCGGCCGCGGTCTCCGGCCGCCAGGTGATCTGGATCGACGGCACGACGGGCTGGACCGACCTGGTCACCCGCGAACGCCCTGCGGGCGTGTGCGGCTAG
- a CDS encoding lysozyme yields MPVHRSRTTGRPRLAAAGTLLAVLSLLLTTPGAAGADEIPPRGSAHLGMGVIAHDGRGGLPHDSRVVQTEGVDVSSHQGNVDWSRLWNSGVKWAYVKATEGTYYTNPYFGQQYTGSYSTGMIRGAYHFATPDTATGAAQADYFVNHGGGWSRDGQTLPGVLDIEWNPYGAACFGKTQSGMVTWIRDFLSRYRARTGRDAVIYTATSWWTQCTGNYSGFGASNPLWIARYNTTPGTLPAGWAYQTMWQYTSSGPIVGDHNKFNGALDRVAALANG; encoded by the coding sequence ATGCCCGTGCACAGATCCCGAACGACCGGCCGGCCGCGTCTCGCGGCAGCCGGCACCCTCCTCGCAGTCCTCTCCCTCCTCCTCACGACACCCGGCGCCGCCGGCGCCGATGAGATACCCCCGCGTGGCTCCGCCCACCTCGGCATGGGCGTCATCGCCCATGACGGCCGGGGAGGACTCCCCCATGACAGCCGGGTGGTTCAGACGGAAGGCGTCGACGTCTCCAGTCACCAGGGCAACGTCGACTGGTCCCGCCTGTGGAACAGCGGTGTGAAATGGGCCTACGTCAAGGCCACCGAGGGCACCTACTACACCAACCCGTACTTCGGACAGCAGTACACCGGCTCGTACAGCACCGGGATGATCCGCGGCGCGTACCACTTCGCCACTCCCGACACCGCCACCGGCGCCGCGCAGGCCGACTACTTCGTGAACCACGGCGGCGGCTGGTCCCGCGACGGCCAGACCCTGCCGGGCGTGCTCGACATCGAATGGAACCCGTACGGCGCCGCCTGCTTCGGCAAGACGCAGTCCGGGATGGTCACCTGGATCCGTGACTTCCTGAGCCGCTACAGGGCCCGGACCGGACGCGACGCGGTGATCTACACGGCGACCAGCTGGTGGACCCAGTGCACCGGCAACTACAGCGGCTTCGGCGCGAGCAACCCGCTGTGGATCGCCCGCTACAACACCACACCCGGCACGCTCCCGGCGGGCTGGGCCTACCAGACGATGTGGCAGTACACCTCGTCAGGACCGATCGTCGGCGACCACAATAAGTTCAACGGCGCCCTGGACCGCGTCGCGGCTCTCGCCAACGGCTGA
- a CDS encoding nitrate- and nitrite sensing domain-containing protein produces MQNKRPSRTQDPSPEPAERGRSRRVRNRLVAGVAAVSIVVVAAGAPGILATSAELTESQHLVTLAGLNRQAVTLAHSLADERDEVTAYIAAGREDQKGDKAARRAVSAVLSARVDRQIDEIRGSIPDGHADLGRDLSVVPSVRRTALTGKGTAMEAHRAYTVVIASLHALADELAEKTPPRAASGTRAPAQLGLAVEQASATRGLLLAALAVPGKQSSPNLDPVTGLPVQDEGEGDDAANPVRNALSAAAQQSRVRELAALADFDQAADKDARDSLAATVTGAEVKSAEIYLARLTDQPELSKADRKSNREKLQSSLTARIEQMRGVESTLAAERIERLEQLRDDDVTALEIRIALLGGLVIAAIGVSAAVARTLTRPLAVLRIGAARLAAAPEVEEPVRFTGRNDEFAQVVRSLNTLHGKVRDLGVRAERLDSDRGDLAGARDTLAAELATGRAELKEQTDLLTAELERLRHTVQHTFVNLSLRTLGLVERQLGVIEKLEEREQDPERLATLFKLDHMATVMRRHSENLLVLAGAEHSHGHPGPVPLVDVLRAAVSEIERYERVVIQQLPPHAQVAGFAADDLSHLVAELLENATSFSPPDAQVELSGWLLESGEVMLSVQDSGIGMTAGRIAELNACLEDPQAYETPTGPEGEGLGLRVAALLAARHGVRVQLREQKGGGITAVVVLSQALLPAGPPAASPPTVTMAGSAPALHLPGSAAEANSNALPGSSRRIDPLVAAAEQAIRETEPDAHERTVDGGPDGEPEAEKADGVDEATFTMRLPDRNLELEPQRDPDPEPELDPHPEPQAAPQAEGAPEAAESEAAQPARERVTDKGLPKRTPKIVKPATVPHGRTGGIDADALRRRLGGFQQGANEGRRDAEAEITQKPEATPATDARTTTEEAGDTVEEARS; encoded by the coding sequence GTGCAGAACAAGCGGCCGTCCCGGACGCAGGACCCCTCGCCCGAGCCCGCCGAGCGCGGTCGCTCCAGGCGCGTGCGCAACCGGCTCGTCGCCGGCGTCGCCGCCGTCAGCATCGTGGTGGTCGCCGCGGGCGCCCCCGGCATCCTCGCCACCTCCGCCGAACTGACCGAGTCCCAGCACCTGGTCACCCTGGCCGGACTCAACCGCCAGGCCGTCACCCTCGCCCACTCGCTCGCCGACGAGCGCGACGAGGTCACCGCGTATATCGCCGCGGGCCGCGAGGACCAGAAGGGCGACAAGGCCGCCCGGCGCGCGGTCTCCGCCGTTCTCAGCGCCCGCGTCGACCGGCAGATCGACGAGATCCGCGGCAGCATCCCCGACGGCCACGCCGATCTCGGCCGCGATCTGTCCGTCGTCCCCTCCGTCCGCCGCACCGCGCTTACCGGCAAGGGCACGGCGATGGAGGCCCACCGCGCGTACACGGTCGTCATCGCCAGCCTGCACGCCCTGGCCGACGAACTGGCCGAGAAGACGCCGCCGCGCGCGGCCTCCGGCACCCGGGCGCCGGCCCAGCTCGGTCTCGCCGTCGAGCAGGCCTCCGCGACGCGCGGGCTGCTGCTGGCCGCGCTCGCCGTGCCCGGCAAGCAGAGCAGCCCGAACCTCGACCCGGTCACCGGCCTGCCCGTACAGGACGAGGGCGAGGGCGACGACGCCGCGAACCCTGTGCGCAACGCGCTGAGCGCCGCCGCCCAGCAGTCCCGGGTGCGTGAACTCGCCGCGCTCGCCGACTTCGACCAGGCCGCTGACAAGGACGCCCGCGACTCGCTGGCCGCCACCGTCACCGGGGCCGAGGTCAAGTCCGCCGAGATCTATCTCGCCCGCCTGACCGACCAGCCCGAGCTCTCCAAGGCCGACCGCAAGTCCAACCGCGAAAAGCTCCAGTCCTCGCTCACCGCCCGTATCGAGCAGATGCGCGGTGTCGAGTCGACGCTCGCCGCCGAGCGGATCGAGCGCCTCGAGCAGCTGCGCGACGACGATGTCACCGCACTCGAGATCCGGATCGCGCTCCTCGGCGGCCTGGTGATCGCCGCCATCGGCGTCTCCGCCGCCGTCGCCCGTACGCTCACCCGCCCGCTCGCCGTCCTGCGGATCGGCGCCGCCCGCCTCGCCGCGGCCCCCGAGGTCGAGGAGCCGGTCCGTTTCACGGGGCGCAACGACGAGTTCGCGCAGGTCGTACGCTCCCTGAACACCCTGCACGGCAAGGTGCGTGACCTCGGAGTACGCGCAGAACGCCTCGACAGCGACCGCGGCGACCTCGCCGGTGCCCGCGACACCCTCGCCGCCGAACTGGCCACGGGCCGCGCCGAGCTCAAGGAGCAGACCGACCTGCTCACCGCCGAGCTCGAACGCCTGCGGCACACCGTCCAGCACACCTTCGTCAACCTCTCGCTGCGCACCCTCGGCCTCGTCGAGCGCCAGCTCGGCGTCATCGAGAAGCTGGAGGAGCGCGAGCAGGACCCCGAGCGGCTCGCCACGCTGTTCAAGCTCGACCACATGGCGACCGTCATGCGCCGCCACAGCGAGAACCTGCTGGTCCTTGCGGGCGCCGAGCACAGCCACGGGCATCCCGGCCCTGTCCCGCTGGTCGACGTACTGCGCGCGGCCGTCAGCGAGATCGAGCGGTACGAGCGGGTCGTGATCCAGCAGCTGCCGCCGCACGCGCAGGTCGCCGGATTCGCCGCCGACGACCTCAGCCATCTGGTCGCCGAACTCCTGGAGAACGCGACCTCCTTCTCGCCGCCGGACGCCCAGGTCGAGCTGTCGGGCTGGCTGCTGGAGAGCGGCGAGGTGATGCTCTCCGTGCAGGACAGCGGAATAGGGATGACCGCGGGGCGGATCGCCGAGCTCAACGCGTGCCTGGAGGACCCGCAGGCGTACGAGACGCCGACGGGCCCGGAGGGCGAGGGCCTCGGGCTGCGGGTGGCCGCGCTTCTGGCGGCGCGTCATGGCGTACGGGTCCAGCTGCGCGAGCAGAAGGGCGGCGGGATCACCGCGGTCGTCGTGCTGTCGCAGGCGCTGCTGCCGGCGGGTCCGCCGGCGGCCTCACCGCCCACCGTGACCATGGCGGGATCCGCGCCGGCGCTGCATCTGCCCGGATCGGCGGCGGAGGCCAACTCCAATGCGCTGCCGGGCAGTTCGCGGCGAATCGACCCCCTGGTGGCGGCCGCCGAGCAGGCGATCCGTGAGACGGAGCCGGACGCGCACGAGCGGACGGTGGACGGCGGCCCGGACGGCGAACCGGAGGCGGAGAAGGCCGACGGCGTCGATGAAGCGACCTTCACGATGCGCCTGCCGGACCGGAACCTGGAGCTGGAGCCGCAGCGGGACCCGGACCCGGAGCCGGAGCTGGATCCGCACCCGGAGCCCCAAGCCGCCCCGCAGGCGGAGGGCGCACCCGAGGCCGCTGAATCCGAGGCCGCGCAGCCCGCCCGGGAACGCGTCACCGACAAGGGCCTGCCCAAGCGCACCCCCAAGATCGTCAAGCCCGCCACCGTGCCCCACGGGCGCACCGGCGGCATCGACGCCGACGCCCTGCGCCGCCGCCTCGGCGGCTTCCAGCAGGGTGCCAACGAAGGCCGTCGCGATGCCGAGGCGGAGATCACACAGAAGCCAGAAGCCACACCTGCAACTGACGCACGTACTACAACAGAAGAAGCGGGGGACACAGTCGAGGAGGCACGCAGTTGA
- a CDS encoding roadblock/LC7 domain-containing protein, which yields MTATGTFGLSSEARNLHWLLSNLVEEVPGVRSVAVVSSDGLLLLSSDPARNAAAAATTAPPEGPRGSSADLATIVSGIGSLTIGAARLMDGGGVKQTMVAMEEGSVFVMSISDGSLLGVHATPDCDMSVVAYHMALFVGRAGHVLTPELRSELRTSMEGGTQ from the coding sequence TTGACTGCGACCGGGACATTCGGCCTGAGCAGTGAAGCCCGCAATCTGCACTGGTTGCTGAGCAATCTCGTGGAGGAGGTGCCAGGCGTGCGCTCGGTCGCCGTCGTCTCGTCCGACGGGCTGCTGCTGCTCTCCTCCGACCCCGCGCGCAACGCCGCGGCGGCGGCCACCACCGCGCCCCCGGAAGGGCCCAGGGGCTCCAGCGCCGACCTCGCCACCATCGTCTCCGGCATCGGCAGCCTCACCATCGGCGCCGCCCGGCTGATGGACGGCGGTGGCGTCAAGCAGACGATGGTCGCGATGGAAGAGGGCAGCGTCTTCGTCATGTCGATCAGTGACGGCTCACTGCTCGGCGTGCATGCCACCCCCGACTGCGACATGTCCGTCGTCGCGTACCACATGGCGCTCTTCGTGGGCCGGGCCGGACACGTCCTCACCCCCGAACTCCGCAGCGAGCTGCGCACATCGATGGAGGGGGGCACCCAGTGA